A stretch of the Arvicanthis niloticus isolate mArvNil1 chromosome 17, mArvNil1.pat.X, whole genome shotgun sequence genome encodes the following:
- the Chrng gene encoding acetylcholine receptor subunit gamma: MHGSQGSQQLLLLLAICLGVQSRNQEERLLADLMRNYDPHLRPAERDSDVVNVSLKLTLTNLISLNEREEALTTNVWIEMQWCDYRLRWDPKDYEGLWILRVPSTMVWRPDIVLENNVDGVFEVALYCNVLVSPDGCIYWLPPAIFRSSCSISVTYFPFDWQNCSLVFQSQTYSTSEINLQLSQEDGQAIEWIFIDPEAFTENGEWAIRHRPAKMLLDSVAPAEEAGHQKVVFYLLIQRKPLFYVINIITPCVLISSVAILIYFLPAKAGGQKCTVATNVLLAQTVFLFLVAKKVPETSQAVPLISKYLTFLMVVTILIVVNSVVVLNVSLRSPHTHSMARGVRKVFLKLLPQLLRMHVRPLAPAAVQDARLRLQNGSSSGWPLTTREEGDLCLPRSELLFRQRQRNGLVQAVLEKLENGPETRQSQEFCGSLKQASPAIQACVDACNLMARARHQQSHFDSGNEEWLLVGRVLDRVCFLAMLSLFIFGTAGIFLMAHYNQVPDLPFPGDPRLYLPLPD; encoded by the exons ATGCACGGGAGTCAGGGATCTCAGCAACTCTTGCTGCTGCTGGCTATCTGCCTGG GGGTCCAGAGCCGCAACCAAGAGGAGCGTCTGCTCGCGGACTTGATGCGAAACTACGACCCCCATCTGCGGCCAGCTGAGCGTGACTCAGATGTGGTCAATGTCAGCCTGAAGCTTACCTTGACCAACCTCATCTCCCTG AATGAGCGAGAGGAGGCCCTCACGACTAACGTCTGGATAGAGATG CAATGGTGTGACTATCGCCTGCGCTGGGACCCGAAAGACTACGAAGGCTTGTGGATATTGAGGGTGCCATCTACCATGGTCTGGCGGCCAGACATCGTGCTGGAGAACAA TGTGGACGGTGTCTTCGAGGTGGCGCTCTACTGCAATGTGCTCGTGTCCCCTGACGGTTGTATCTACTGGCTGCCGCCCGCCATCTTCCGCTCCTCCTGCTCCATCTCTGTCACCTACTTCCCCTTCGATTGGCAGAACTGCTCCCTTGTCTTCCA GTCTCAGACTTATAGCACAAGTGAGATCAACTTGCAGCTGAGCCAGGAAGACGGGCAAGCCATTGAGTGGATCTTCATTGACCCCGAGGCTTTCACAG AGAATGGGGAATGGGCCATCCGGCACCGACCAGCCAAAATGCTACTGGACTCTGTGGCTCCAGCAGAGGAGGCGGGCCACCAGAAGGTGGTGTTCTACCTGCTCATCCAGCGCAAGCCCCTGTTCTACGTCATCAATATCATCACCCCCTGTGTGCTCATCTCCTCAGTTGCCATCCTCATCTACTTCCTCCCTGCCAAGG CGGGAGGCCAGAAATGCACAGTAGCCACCAACGTGCTCCTGGCCCAGACCGTCTTCCTTTTCCTCGTGGCTAAGAAGGTGCCTGAGACCTCCCAGGCAGTGCCGCTCATCAGCAA GTACCTGACCTTCCTCATGGTGGTGACCATCCTCATCGTCGTGAACTCTGTGGTTGTGCTCAATGTGTCCTTGCggtccccccacacacactccatgGCCCGAGGGGTCCGCAAG GTGTTCCTGAAGCTCCTGCCCCAGCTGTTACGGATGCATGTGCGCCCACTGGCTCCTGCTGCTGTCCAAGATGCCCGGTTGCGCCTCCAGAATGGCTCTTCCTCAGGATGGCCCCTCACGACTCGAGAGGAAGGGGACCTCTGTCTACCTCGAAGCGAACTCCTCTTTAGGCAAAGGCAGCGCAATGGATTAGTGCAAGCAGTACTGGAGAAGCTAG AGAATGGTCCAGAAACGAGGCAGAGCCAGGAGTTCTGTGGTAGCCTAAAGCAAGCCTCCCCAGCCATCCAGGCCTGTGTGGATGCCTGTAACCTCATGGCTCGTGCCCGACACCAGCAGAGTCACTTTGACAGT GGAAACGAGGAGTGGCTGCTGGTGGGCCGAGTGCTGGACCGTGTCTGTTTCCTAGCCATGCTCTCCCTCTTCATCTTCGGCACTGCTGGCATCTTCCTCATGGCCCACTACAACCAGGTGCCTGACCTGCCATTCCCCGGAGACCCCCGGCTCTACTTGCCTTTGCCAGACTGA